The Triticum aestivum cultivar Chinese Spring chromosome 7B, IWGSC CS RefSeq v2.1, whole genome shotgun sequence genome window below encodes:
- the LOC123156917 gene encoding 26S proteasome regulatory subunit 8 homolog A, producing the protein MAAVAMDIAKPSALPASVDDPSAASAKGRAGGGEGLRQYYLQHIHDLQLQIRTKTHNLNRLEAQRNDLNSRVRMLREELQLLQEPGSYVGEVVKVMGKSKVLVKVHPEGKYVVDLDKSIDITKITPSTRVALRNDSYMLHLILPSKVDPLVNLMKVEKVPDSTYDMIGGLDQQIKEIKEVIELPIKHPELFESLGIAQPKGVLLYGPPGTGKTLLARAVAHHTDCTFIRVSGSELVQKYIGEGSRMVRELFVMAREHAPSIIFMDEIDSIGSARMESGSGNGDSEVQRTMLELLNQLDGFEASNKIKVLMATNRIDILDQALLRPGRIDRKIEFPNPNADSRGDILKIHSRKMNLMRGIDLKKIAEKMNGASGAELKAVCTEAGMFALRERRVHVTQEDFEMAVAKVMKKDTEKNMSLRKLWK; encoded by the exons ATGGCGGCGGTGGCGATGGACATCGCGAAGCCCTCGGCGCTGCCGGCGAGCGTCGACGACCCGTCGGCGGCGTCGGCCAAGGgcagggccggcggcggggaggggctgcgccagtaCTACCTGCAGCACATCCACGACCTGCAGCTCCAGATCCGGACCAAGACGCACAACCTCAACCGCCTCGAGGCCCAGCGCAACGACCTCAACTCTCGAG TTAGAATGCTTCGGGAAGAGTTGCAGCTTCTTCAAGAACCGGGCTCATATGTTGGCGAGGTTGTGAAGGTTATGGGCAAGTCAAAGGTTCTAGTCAAG GTTCATCCAGAaggcaaatatgttgtagatcttGATAAAAGTATTGATATTACAAAGATAACCCCTTCAACAAGAGTTGCTCTTCGGAACGACAGCTACATGCTTCACCTTATCCTGCCCAGCAAAGTCGATCCACTGGTTAATCTTATGAAGGTGGAGAAGGTTCCTGACTCTACCTATGATATGATTGGTGGTCTTGACCAGCAAATTAAAGAGATCAAGGAG GTGATTGAGCTTCCCATCAAGCATCCTGAGCTGTTTGAGAGTCTTGGAATTGCCCAACCAAAG GGTGTCCTTCTTTACGGGCCTCCAGGTACAGGGAAAACATTACTTGCTCGTGCAGTTGCTCATCACACGGACTGCACCTTCATCAGGGTGTCAGGGTCTGAGTTGGTTCAGAAGTATATTGGAGAGGGTTCCCGGATGGTTCGTGAACTCTTTGTGATGGCTAG GGAGCATGCACCATCCATTATATTTATGGATGAAATAGACTCTATTGGATCTGCTAGAATGGAGTCGGGATCCGGCAACGGTGATAGCGAGGTTCAGCGTACAATGCTTGAGCTTCTGAACCAACTTGATGGTTTTGAAGCATCGAACAAAATTAAGGTTCTTATGGCAACAAATAGGATAGACATATTGGATCAAGCTCTTCTGAGGCCTGGTCGTATCGATAGGAAGATCGAATTTCCAAATCCTAATGCAGAT TCCCGTGGTGATATTTTGAAGATTCAttcaagaaaaatgaacttgatgCGTGGCATTGATCTGAAAAAAATTGCTGAGAAGATGAACGGTGCATCAGGAGCAGAGCTAAAG GCGGTCTGCACAGAAGCTGGAATGTTTGCCCTCCGCGAGAGAAGGGTGCACGTCACCCAGGAGGATTTCGAGATGGCCGTGGCGAAGGTGATGAAGAAGGATACCGAGAAGAACATGTCACTGCGGAAGCTATGGAAGTGA